The proteins below are encoded in one region of Micromonospora sp. DSM 45708:
- a CDS encoding Sec-independent protein translocase family protein gives MFENLNWWEIGALLLLALLIFGDRLPNVINDGLRMVRNLRNMARNATGDLSRELGTDIQLEDLHPKAFIRKHLLSEDDEQAIRKPLQSMYDNLRSDVTGVHDELKDVAKAADLRNPTARPAVATPTAPATPPAPAPRPSYDDAT, from the coding sequence GTGTTCGAGAACCTGAACTGGTGGGAGATCGGCGCCCTGCTGCTCCTGGCGTTGTTGATCTTCGGGGACCGGCTGCCCAACGTGATCAACGACGGCCTGCGGATGGTGCGCAACCTGCGGAACATGGCGCGGAACGCGACCGGCGACCTGAGTCGCGAGCTGGGGACGGACATCCAACTGGAGGATCTGCACCCGAAGGCGTTCATCCGCAAGCACCTGCTCAGCGAGGACGACGAGCAGGCGATCCGGAAGCCGCTCCAGAGCATGTACGACAACCTGCGCTCGGACGTCACCGGCGTGCACGACGAGCTGAAGGACGTGGCCAAGGCCGCGGACCTGCGGAACCCCACCGCCCGCCCGGCGGTGGCGACCCCGACCGCCCCCGCCACCCCGCCTGCCCCCGCCCCCCGCCCCTCCTACGACGACGCCACCTGA
- a CDS encoding S1C family serine protease: MGGTDVTDGWDWRRPGGSGAPVGGPVPGQPPPSAGGGTTSPWWSDALADPWRDPYAPAAVVVPAAAPAGAGEPEPVTDPDAPTRPGLRQVVLISLITALLAGSLGSALTYAFLRGGNVPTLGAQAGQAPALAQRKPESLAGVAERVLPSVVTIRVASLGGTSEGSGFVVSTDGHIVTNDHVVADGPGRATVVFNDGSTAAGTVVGQDPESDIAVIKVTRSGLTPVQFGDSDALAVGDPVLAMGSPLSLANTVTAGIVSALDRTMQAGEPGGPTRYYAAIQTDAAVNHGNSGGPLVDGAGRVVGVNSTIKSLVADGQEAGNIGLAFAIPINQAKRVTEEIIGTGKARRTVIGAQVGGTGATGGGVRLNAVEPAGPAAAAGMRTGDVVLRLDNHPMTDPTDLVALVRKYAPGSVVTVEYRRGSARQNTSVTLAADAK, from the coding sequence GTGGGAGGCACGGACGTGACCGACGGCTGGGACTGGCGCCGGCCCGGCGGGTCCGGCGCACCGGTGGGAGGGCCGGTGCCCGGGCAGCCACCGCCGAGCGCCGGGGGTGGCACGACGTCGCCCTGGTGGTCCGACGCGCTGGCCGACCCGTGGCGGGACCCGTACGCGCCCGCGGCCGTGGTGGTCCCGGCCGCCGCGCCCGCCGGTGCGGGTGAGCCGGAGCCGGTCACCGACCCGGACGCGCCGACCCGGCCGGGGCTGCGCCAGGTGGTGCTGATCTCGCTGATCACCGCGCTGCTGGCCGGCTCACTGGGCAGCGCCCTGACCTACGCCTTCCTGCGCGGCGGCAACGTGCCGACGCTGGGCGCGCAGGCCGGGCAGGCCCCGGCGCTCGCCCAGCGCAAGCCGGAGTCGCTGGCCGGGGTCGCCGAGCGGGTGCTGCCCAGCGTGGTCACCATCCGGGTGGCCAGTCTCGGCGGCACCAGCGAGGGCTCCGGCTTCGTGGTGAGCACCGACGGGCACATCGTCACCAACGACCACGTGGTCGCGGACGGCCCGGGCCGGGCCACGGTGGTCTTCAACGACGGCAGCACCGCCGCCGGCACGGTGGTCGGGCAGGACCCGGAGTCGGACATCGCGGTCATCAAGGTCACCCGGAGCGGGCTGACGCCGGTGCAGTTCGGCGACTCGGACGCGCTCGCGGTGGGCGACCCGGTGCTCGCCATGGGCTCGCCGCTGTCGCTCGCCAACACGGTCACCGCCGGCATCGTCAGCGCGCTGGACCGCACCATGCAGGCGGGTGAGCCGGGCGGACCGACCCGCTACTACGCGGCGATCCAGACCGACGCCGCGGTCAACCACGGCAACTCCGGCGGCCCGCTGGTGGACGGGGCGGGGCGGGTGGTCGGCGTGAACTCGACGATCAAGTCGTTGGTGGCCGACGGGCAGGAGGCCGGCAACATCGGGCTCGCCTTCGCCATCCCGATCAACCAGGCCAAGCGCGTCACCGAGGAGATCATCGGCACCGGCAAGGCCCGGCGTACGGTGATCGGGGCCCAGGTCGGCGGCACCGGCGCCACCGGCGGCGGGGTGCGGCTCAACGCCGTCGAGCCGGCCGGCCCGGCGGCGGCGGCCGGGATGCGCACCGGGGACGTGGTCCTCCGGCTGGACAACCACCCGATGACCGATCCGACCGACCTGGTGGCGCTGGTGCGCAAGTACGCGCCGGGTTCGGTGGTGACGGTGGAGTACCGGCGCGGGTCGGCCCGGCAGAACACCTCGGTGACGCTCGCCGCGGACGCGAAGTGA
- a CDS encoding O-methyltransferase, with product MQFAESYVTEDIVLRTARALAHEVGVEAVTPGAGAALRLLAAAGNARAVVEIGTGTGVSGVWLLRGMRPDGVLTTIDVEVEYQRIARRLFQEAGFPSGRTRIITGRALDVLPRLADGVYDLVFADAPGPGFAAYVDAALRLLRPGGVLALNGALAAGRIGDPAARDVETVTVRETIKAIRESEHWVPALLPVGHGLLAAVKS from the coding sequence TTGCAGTTCGCCGAGTCGTACGTCACCGAGGACATCGTGCTGCGCACGGCCCGCGCCCTCGCCCACGAGGTGGGTGTGGAGGCGGTGACGCCCGGCGCCGGTGCCGCGCTGCGCCTGCTCGCCGCCGCCGGCAACGCCCGCGCGGTGGTGGAGATCGGCACCGGCACCGGGGTCAGCGGCGTGTGGCTGCTGCGCGGCATGCGCCCCGACGGCGTGCTCACCACGATCGACGTGGAGGTGGAATACCAGCGCATCGCCCGGCGGCTGTTCCAGGAGGCGGGCTTCCCGTCGGGGCGTACCCGGATCATCACCGGTCGGGCGCTCGACGTGCTGCCGCGTCTCGCGGACGGCGTCTACGACCTGGTCTTCGCGGACGCGCCGGGGCCCGGCTTCGCGGCGTACGTGGACGCGGCGCTGCGCCTGCTGCGCCCCGGCGGGGTGCTCGCCCTCAACGGCGCGTTGGCCGCCGGCCGGATCGGTGATCCGGCCGCGCGGGACGTGGAGACGGTGACGGTGCGGGAGACCATCAAGGCGATCCGCGAGTCGGAGCACTGGGTGCCCGCGCTGCTGCCGGTCGGCCACGGGCTGCTCGCCGCCGTGAAGAGCTGA
- a CDS encoding leucyl aminopeptidase family protein: protein MLAIRLVSGSTRPDALVLPVRPGGPDAPPALLPTAVPPGDDVRAEATALLPAARLTGAAGEVREHLRPGGVPGRLWLLGVGDGDEPGWRSAGAALARAAKDETQITISIPDGSEAALRGLAEGLLLGAYRFRLTEAGARPALARVDVLVADPDALADTLAAARITAEMTRLARDLTNTPSSTKHPAWFADQVAGAAAGRPDLHLRVRGPEELSAEGFGGILAVGGGSAQGPRLVELDWRPAGARTHVVLVGKGITFDTGGISIKPVPAMKLMRKDMAGAAAVVAATLGAAALRLPVRVTTLAPLAENMVSGSAFRPGDVIRHYGGLTSESTNSDAEGRLVLADALAYAVRELKPDLLVDLATLTGANAVALGKRHAALYADDDDLAGDLLAAITAAGERAWRMPLPDDYLEYLASDVADLHSSPARGAGSVVAALFLREFTGDRRDRWAHLDMSAPSWSDDVHGELVKGATGWGVRGLLRWLATLG from the coding sequence GTGCTGGCCATTCGTCTGGTGAGCGGGTCGACGCGACCCGACGCCCTCGTCCTGCCCGTTCGTCCCGGTGGGCCGGACGCCCCGCCGGCGCTGCTCCCGACCGCCGTGCCACCCGGTGACGACGTCCGGGCCGAGGCGACCGCGCTGCTGCCCGCCGCCCGCCTCACCGGCGCCGCCGGCGAGGTCCGCGAACACCTGCGCCCCGGTGGCGTCCCGGGCCGGCTCTGGCTGCTCGGCGTCGGCGACGGCGACGAGCCGGGCTGGCGCTCCGCAGGCGCGGCACTGGCCCGCGCCGCCAAGGATGAGACACAGATCACGATCTCGATTCCCGACGGGTCCGAGGCGGCGCTGCGCGGCCTGGCCGAGGGACTGCTGCTCGGCGCCTACCGGTTCCGGCTCACCGAAGCCGGCGCGCGGCCCGCCCTGGCCCGGGTGGACGTGCTGGTGGCCGACCCGGACGCGCTCGCCGACACGCTGGCCGCGGCCCGGATCACCGCCGAGATGACGCGGCTGGCCCGTGACCTGACGAACACCCCGTCCTCGACCAAGCATCCGGCGTGGTTCGCCGACCAGGTGGCCGGTGCCGCCGCCGGCCGGCCCGACCTGCACCTGCGCGTGCGTGGCCCGGAGGAGCTGTCGGCCGAGGGCTTCGGCGGCATCCTGGCCGTCGGCGGCGGCTCCGCCCAGGGGCCGCGCCTGGTCGAGCTGGACTGGCGGCCAGCCGGTGCGCGTACCCACGTGGTGCTGGTGGGCAAGGGCATCACGTTCGACACCGGCGGCATCTCGATCAAGCCGGTCCCGGCCATGAAACTGATGCGCAAGGACATGGCCGGCGCCGCCGCCGTGGTCGCCGCGACGCTGGGCGCCGCCGCGCTGCGCCTGCCGGTCCGGGTCACCACGCTGGCCCCGCTGGCCGAGAACATGGTCAGCGGCTCCGCGTTCCGCCCCGGCGACGTGATCCGCCACTACGGCGGGCTGACCAGCGAGAGCACCAACTCCGACGCCGAGGGGCGGCTGGTGCTCGCCGACGCGCTGGCGTACGCGGTCCGGGAGCTGAAGCCCGACCTGCTGGTCGACCTGGCCACCCTGACCGGCGCGAACGCGGTCGCCCTGGGCAAGCGGCACGCCGCGCTCTACGCCGACGACGACGACCTGGCCGGCGACCTGCTGGCCGCGATCACCGCGGCCGGCGAGCGGGCCTGGCGGATGCCGCTCCCCGACGACTACCTGGAATACCTGGCCAGCGACGTCGCCGACCTGCACAGCTCCCCGGCCCGGGGCGCCGGCTCGGTGGTGGCCGCGCTCTTCCTCCGCGAGTTCACCGGCGACCGGCGGGACCGCTGGGCGCACCTGGACATGTCCGCCCCGTCCTGGTCCGACGACGTGCACGGCGAGCTGGTTAAGGGCGCCACCGGCTGGGGCGTACGCGGGTTGCTGCGCTGGCTGGCGACGCTGGGCTGA
- a CDS encoding DUF3117 domain-containing protein — protein sequence MAAMKPRTGDGPLEVTKEGRGIVMRVPLEGGGRLVVEMTPDEATALGDALKAAAG from the coding sequence ATGGCGGCGATGAAGCCGCGGACGGGCGACGGTCCGCTGGAAGTCACCAAGGAGGGCCGGGGCATCGTCATGCGGGTCCCGCTGGAGGGTGGTGGCCGGCTCGTCGTCGAGATGACTCCCGACGAGGCCACCGCGCTGGGTGACGCGCTGAAGGCGGCCGCCGGCTGA
- a CDS encoding PaaX family transcriptional regulator, which yields MQARSALFDLYGDHLRVRGGRAPVAALVKLLAPLGIAPPAVRTAVSRMVRQGWLEPLRLASGPGYSITPKAGRRLDEAASRIYRTGRHSWDGRFDLLVLTAPTSRRDRQRLAANLTFLGYGTLDDCTWVATRPGEDVDLLLAEAGVRFERFTAAHAAGTPGAMGVVRRAWDLVEIGRAYERFVAEQKPLLSGVTVRSSDEEAYAARFRLVHAWRTFLFRDPQLPPALLPERWPGTSAAGFFDRHAARLRPAADRYVEQCLDASHRLARQKGR from the coding sequence ATGCAGGCACGGTCGGCACTCTTCGACCTGTACGGCGACCACCTCCGCGTCCGGGGTGGCCGTGCACCGGTCGCCGCCCTGGTCAAGCTGCTGGCGCCGCTCGGGATCGCCCCACCGGCGGTACGTACCGCGGTGTCCCGGATGGTCCGCCAGGGCTGGCTGGAACCACTCCGGCTCGCCTCCGGACCGGGATATTCGATCACCCCGAAAGCGGGTCGTCGACTGGACGAGGCGGCTTCCCGGATCTACCGGACCGGTCGGCACAGTTGGGACGGACGGTTCGATCTTCTCGTCCTCACGGCGCCCACCTCCCGGCGGGACCGGCAGCGGCTCGCCGCGAACCTCACCTTCCTGGGCTACGGCACGCTCGACGACTGCACCTGGGTCGCCACCCGCCCCGGCGAGGACGTCGACCTGCTGCTCGCCGAGGCGGGCGTGCGCTTCGAACGGTTCACCGCCGCGCACGCCGCCGGCACCCCGGGCGCCATGGGCGTGGTCCGTCGGGCCTGGGACCTGGTCGAGATCGGCCGGGCGTACGAACGCTTCGTCGCCGAACAGAAGCCGCTGCTGTCCGGCGTCACGGTCCGCAGCAGCGACGAGGAGGCGTACGCGGCCCGGTTCCGGCTCGTGCACGCGTGGCGTACCTTCCTGTTCCGGGACCCGCAACTGCCCCCGGCGCTGCTCCCCGAGCGCTGGCCCGGCACCAGCGCGGCCGGGTTCTTCGACCGGCACGCGGCCCGGCTCCGGCCGGCCGCCGACCGGTACGTCGAGCAGTGCCTCGACGCCAGCCACCGCCTCGCCCGACAGAAGGGTCGTTAG
- a CDS encoding enoyl-CoA hydratase/isomerase family protein: MTEPLLVDRTDAVVTLTLNRPTAMNSLDVALKEALRDVLAELETDRSCRAVVLAGAGGSFSAGQDLREHVQTLESADADPLATVRAHYNPIAARLANLPKPVVAAVRGMAAGAGASLAFLADFRIGGPKTRFLMAFAGVGLAADTGASWTLPRLVGHAKAVELLMLAEPVGAEDACRLGLLTRLVDDDEQVLPTAQELAARLAAGPTVAYGAIKRQLSVADAGTLADALAAEAQAQAICGGTADHRAATMAFVNKQKPVFEGR; the protein is encoded by the coding sequence GTGACCGAGCCGCTGCTCGTCGACCGCACCGACGCCGTCGTCACCCTGACGCTGAACCGCCCCACGGCGATGAACTCGCTCGACGTGGCGCTCAAGGAGGCGCTCCGGGACGTCCTGGCCGAGCTGGAGACCGACCGCTCCTGCCGGGCGGTCGTGCTGGCCGGCGCGGGCGGCTCGTTCAGCGCCGGGCAGGACCTGCGGGAGCACGTGCAGACGCTGGAGTCGGCGGACGCCGACCCGCTCGCCACCGTGCGGGCGCACTACAACCCGATCGCCGCCCGGCTGGCCAACCTGCCCAAGCCGGTGGTCGCCGCGGTACGCGGAATGGCCGCCGGGGCCGGCGCCTCGCTGGCGTTCCTGGCCGACTTCCGCATCGGCGGCCCGAAGACCCGGTTCCTGATGGCGTTCGCCGGGGTCGGGCTCGCCGCCGACACCGGCGCGTCCTGGACGCTGCCCCGGCTGGTCGGCCACGCCAAGGCGGTCGAGCTGCTCATGCTCGCCGAGCCGGTCGGCGCCGAGGACGCCTGCCGGCTGGGCCTGCTCACCCGACTGGTGGACGACGACGAGCAGGTGCTCCCGACCGCGCAGGAGCTGGCCGCCCGGCTCGCCGCCGGCCCGACCGTCGCGTACGGGGCGATCAAGCGCCAGCTCTCGGTCGCCGACGCCGGCACGCTTGCCGACGCGCTGGCCGCCGAGGCGCAGGCGCAGGCCATCTGCGGCGGCACCGCCGACCACCGGGCCGCCACGATGGCGTTCGTCAACAAGCAGAAGCCGGTCTTCGAGGGCCGCTGA
- a CDS encoding DNA-3-methyladenine glycosylase I, with translation MTDLVTGPDGLPRCAWGASTPDYAAYHDEEWGRPLHGDDALYERLTLEAFQSGLSWLTILRKRPAFRLAFDGFRIESVAGFGEAEVARLLADVGIVRNRAKIEAAVANARAALALPEGLSALLWSFAPPPRAARPGSFASVPALTPESTAMAKALKKRGFRFVGPTTAYALMQATGMVDDHLAGCHASGDRAEV, from the coding sequence GTGACTGACCTGGTGACCGGCCCGGACGGGCTGCCCCGCTGCGCCTGGGGAGCGAGCACCCCCGACTACGCCGCCTACCACGACGAGGAGTGGGGCCGGCCGCTGCACGGCGACGACGCGCTCTACGAGCGGCTCACCCTGGAGGCGTTCCAGTCCGGCCTGTCCTGGCTGACCATCCTGCGCAAGCGGCCGGCGTTCCGGCTCGCCTTCGACGGGTTCCGGATCGAGTCGGTCGCCGGCTTCGGCGAGGCCGAGGTGGCCCGGCTGCTGGCCGACGTCGGGATCGTCCGCAACCGGGCCAAGATCGAGGCGGCGGTCGCCAACGCGCGGGCCGCGTTGGCGTTGCCCGAGGGCCTCTCCGCGCTGCTCTGGTCGTTCGCGCCCCCGCCCCGGGCGGCGCGGCCCGGGTCGTTCGCCTCGGTGCCGGCGCTCACCCCGGAGTCCACCGCGATGGCCAAGGCGCTCAAGAAGCGCGGCTTCCGCTTCGTCGGCCCGACCACCGCCTACGCGTTGATGCAGGCCACCGGCATGGTGGACGATCACCTCGCCGGATGCCACGCCAGCGGTGACCGGGCCGAGGTGTGA
- a CDS encoding SRPBCC family protein, whose product MTGAEGSAGFAEAAQPGAAEVTATVIVDAPAERVFAALTAWERQSDWIPFTTVRVVEGDGGEGSLVEAVTALGPAVLRDEMRVVRVDAPYEVGVVHCGKLLRGPGVLRCTPMDRERTQVIWHEWFHLPGGAAGRVAWPVLWPGSKFGLTQALKRFARLVEQGRLP is encoded by the coding sequence GTGACCGGCGCGGAGGGCTCCGCCGGCTTCGCCGAGGCGGCCCAGCCGGGTGCCGCCGAGGTCACCGCCACGGTGATCGTCGACGCGCCGGCGGAACGCGTCTTCGCGGCGCTGACCGCGTGGGAACGGCAGTCCGACTGGATCCCGTTCACCACGGTCCGGGTGGTCGAGGGGGACGGCGGCGAGGGCAGCCTGGTCGAGGCGGTCACCGCGCTCGGTCCGGCGGTGCTGCGGGACGAGATGCGGGTGGTGCGTGTCGACGCGCCCTACGAGGTCGGGGTGGTGCACTGCGGCAAGCTGCTGCGCGGTCCGGGCGTGCTGCGGTGCACCCCGATGGACCGGGAGCGCACCCAGGTCATCTGGCACGAGTGGTTCCACCTGCCGGGCGGGGCGGCGGGCCGGGTGGCCTGGCCGGTGCTCTGGCCCGGCTCGAAGTTCGGCCTGACCCAGGCGCTGAAGAGGTTCGCCCGGCTGGTCGAGCAGGGCCGCCTGCCCTGA
- a CDS encoding DivIVA domain-containing protein, which yields MGEVLLLLVVALTVAAVVFGVTVLVSGRDPGLVPAEPDGRAVPLPGSRPLDESDVTGVRFDTALRGYRMAQVDVALRRAAYDIGYKSELIGVLEAENAALRDGRTEEADALRRAREEAVAAGAGAGEAGLETSSAAPVTIDLSAPEPETTATPALDKPAAEQPAADRPAAEQPAADRSAAEQPADDRPAGSRPGAMAGARAGAAEAGVAEAPAAAAVEDTTSPAGGIIAGPAGAGADRSDADDRERGPVARSEPA from the coding sequence ATGGGTGAGGTTCTGCTCCTCTTGGTCGTCGCGTTGACCGTCGCGGCAGTGGTGTTCGGAGTGACGGTGCTCGTCTCCGGGCGGGATCCGGGACTGGTGCCGGCCGAGCCGGACGGGCGGGCCGTGCCGCTGCCGGGCAGCCGCCCGCTCGACGAGTCGGACGTGACCGGGGTCCGGTTCGACACCGCGCTGCGCGGATACCGGATGGCCCAGGTCGACGTGGCGCTCCGGCGGGCCGCCTACGACATCGGCTACAAGTCCGAGCTGATCGGCGTGCTGGAGGCCGAGAACGCCGCGCTGCGGGACGGCCGGACCGAGGAGGCCGACGCGTTGCGCCGGGCGCGCGAGGAGGCCGTCGCGGCCGGGGCCGGGGCCGGCGAGGCGGGGCTTGAGACGTCGAGCGCCGCTCCGGTGACCATCGACCTGTCGGCGCCGGAGCCGGAGACCACCGCGACGCCGGCCCTCGACAAGCCCGCCGCCGAGCAGCCCGCCGCCGACCGGCCTGCCGCCGAGCAGCCCGCCGCCGACCGGTCCGCTGCCGAGCAGCCCGCCGACGACCGGCCCGCCGGGAGCCGGCCGGGAGCCATGGCCGGAGCCCGCGCCGGGGCGGCCGAGGCGGGCGTGGCGGAGGCGCCGGCCGCCGCCGCGGTCGAGGACACCACGTCCCCGGCCGGCGGGATCATCGCCGGGCCGGCCGGCGCGGGCGCGGACCGGAGCGACGCGGACGACCGGGAACGCGGGCCGGTGGCCCGCTCGGAGCCGGCGTGA
- the folP gene encoding dihydropteroate synthase translates to MTGVLRLGGRSFAPGELVVMAIVNRTPDSFFDRGATFAQDSALRAVERAVTEGAEIVDIGGVKAGPGDEVDVTEEIRRTVDTIAAVRAAFPDVVVSIDTWRAEVAVEAVAAGADLLNDTWSGADPALARVAAATGAGLVCSHAGGLAPRTRPHRAAFDDVVTDVLDTVTGLAERAAGLGVRRDGILIDPAHDFGKNTRHSLEITRRLAELTGTGWPLLVALSNKDFVGETLDLPVPERLEGTLAATAVSAWLGARVFRAHQVRPTRRVLDMVASIRGDRPPAATRRGLA, encoded by the coding sequence ATGACCGGGGTGTTGCGGCTCGGCGGGCGGAGCTTCGCCCCCGGCGAGCTGGTGGTGATGGCGATCGTGAACCGCACCCCGGACTCGTTCTTCGACCGGGGTGCCACGTTCGCCCAGGACAGCGCGCTGCGGGCGGTCGAGCGGGCGGTGACCGAGGGCGCGGAGATCGTCGACATCGGCGGGGTGAAGGCCGGGCCCGGCGACGAGGTGGACGTGACCGAGGAGATCCGGCGCACGGTGGACACCATCGCCGCGGTCCGGGCCGCCTTTCCCGACGTGGTCGTCTCGATCGACACCTGGCGGGCGGAGGTGGCGGTGGAGGCGGTCGCGGCCGGCGCGGACCTGCTCAACGACACCTGGTCGGGGGCGGACCCGGCGCTGGCCCGGGTCGCCGCGGCGACCGGCGCCGGCCTGGTCTGCTCGCACGCCGGCGGCCTGGCCCCACGGACCCGGCCGCACCGGGCGGCCTTCGACGACGTGGTGACCGACGTGCTCGACACCGTCACCGGGCTGGCGGAACGCGCGGCCGGGCTGGGGGTACGCCGGGACGGCATCCTGATCGACCCGGCGCACGACTTCGGCAAGAACACCCGGCACTCGCTGGAGATCACCCGACGGCTGGCCGAGCTGACCGGCACCGGCTGGCCGCTGCTGGTGGCGCTGTCGAACAAGGACTTCGTCGGCGAGACGCTGGACCTGCCGGTGCCCGAACGGCTGGAGGGGACGCTCGCCGCCACCGCGGTCTCGGCCTGGCTCGGCGCCCGGGTGTTCCGCGCGCACCAGGTCCGCCCGACCCGTCGGGTGCTGGACATGGTGGCGTCGATCCGGGGGGACCGGCCGCCGGCGGCGACCCGGCGCGGGCTGGCCTAG
- a CDS encoding NADH-quinone oxidoreductase subunit A produces MTGYLGSYATLGLLLLAAVLFFVTAFSANRMLRPARPAEPWGKRATYECGLDPVGGDWAQMQIRYYVYAYLYVLFAVEAVFLFPWALVFDRPGFGATTVAEMGVFVAIVALGILYAWRRGVLRWA; encoded by the coding sequence GTGACCGGATACCTCGGCTCGTACGCCACGCTCGGTCTGCTGCTGCTCGCTGCCGTGCTCTTCTTCGTGACGGCGTTCTCGGCGAACCGGATGTTACGTCCGGCCCGACCGGCGGAGCCGTGGGGCAAGCGGGCCACGTACGAGTGCGGGCTCGACCCGGTCGGTGGCGACTGGGCCCAGATGCAGATCCGCTACTACGTCTACGCCTATCTCTACGTCCTCTTCGCGGTGGAGGCGGTCTTCCTCTTCCCGTGGGCGCTGGTCTTCGACCGGCCCGGCTTCGGGGCGACCACGGTGGCGGAGATGGGCGTGTTCGTGGCGATCGTGGCGCTCGGCATCCTCTACGCCTGGCGGCGCGGCGTCCTGCGCTGGGCCTGA